The DNA sequence AGAGCCTGAGTGACTCCTGACCCATGGTCATACTGAATTCAACGGTGTTACCCCTTTCAATATCGCTTATTATATCATCCAGGATATCATCTGATAGTTTCAGGAGCTTCCTGCCCTCCGGTTCATAGGTTCTCTTCGAGGTCCTGATACGGGTTATGCGCACCGGTGCGCACCCCTCTTCCCTTATTGTCTTCCTTACGGTCCAGAAGAGGCTCACAACAATTTTCTTCTCAGGGTCATGACTGCCCTTAAATTTGATTGATTTCATTAAATCACTGCATCCTTTAAACTATGTTTCCTGCATTACTCATTTTGAAAGCTACATTTTCTTTATCCTTTCACCGACGCTCTTCCCGATGCTGTAGCATTCATCCAGGTCTCCGGAGGTGGGGACATAGTTAACCTCAAAGGTTTCAGCAACCTCGAATCCTGCACCTGAGAGCTCCTCCTGAAGGGTTCTCACTGCACCGCCACCCCATCCCTTTGATCCGAATACAACTGCAAGCCTTTTAAAGCCTGTGCGATCGAACGTAAGTCCTTTGAGATAATATATAAGGTCACCGAGGCTTGGGAATGGTCCGTTGAACATTGTTGGGCTTCCTATGAATACTGCCTTGCTCTCAAGGATATTCTTCACAATCTCACTCCTCTCATCCTCATGAAGGAAGTGCATCGACACATCCACGTCCGCTGCCATGAGACCCTCGGCCATGGCATGTGCCAGCATCCTGGTGGAGTAGTGCATGGTGTCATAGATTATGGTGGCCTTGTCCCTGCACTTCCCGGTGGCCCAGTCAGTGTATGCAGCTATTATCTTCAGGGGCTCGGTCCATATCTGGCCGTGGGAGGGCGCTATCATCCCTATCTTCTCAAGGAGGCCCAGTTCCTTAACCTCACTGAACTTCCTGAGTACAAGGGGGGAGAGTGGTGTTAAAAGGTTTGCATAGAATTTCATGGCAGCATCCATCAGTACAGCTTCAGGGACGTCCTTATCAAAGCGTTTGCTGATGCAGAGGTGCTGTCCGAAGGCATCATTTGAGAAGAGAATACCTTCCTCCTCGAGGAGGGTGAACATGCTGTCTGGCCAGTGGAGCATTGGGGCCTCAAGGAATGTGAGGGTCTTTCCCCCGAGGTCAGTGCTGTCCCCTGTTTTAACGGTCTGCATCGGGGTATCCTGGGGTATGGAATAGTGCTGCCTGAGGCCCTCAGCTGCCTTTGCGGTGCAGATTATCTCTGAACCGTACCTTTTGAGGACCTCGGTGATGGAACCGCTGTGATCCCTTTCAATGTGGTTCTGTATTATGAGGTCAATCTTTTCATCCCTTCCTTCCCTTTCAAAGGCGTCGGTTATCCTTCCAAACATCTGTGAAGAGGTTCCGGGGTAAGTGTTGTCAACAAGGGCCACCCGTTCATCCCCAAATATGAGGTAGGTATTGTAGGTTGTGCCTCCAAGGGTGTAACCATGGTAGCTCCTTATGTCCCAGTCCATCACACCAACCCAGTAGACACCATCCGCAATTTTTACTGCATCAGCCTTCATATTAAACACCAACTTACTGTATGTTGAACTTCATTATTAAATTATACAATTTTATGGGGTGAGGTGGTGCTGATTTTGGGGGGGGTGATTATACAATTTGTGGTGCTGATTTTTCAGGCTGGAATGGGTCATGTTCTCTTTCTTTATGCCAGAAGAACGAATTTTTGTAGCAGACAACTAGTCTGCCAGTAAATATGATGTGATGTGCATTCAGATGTTTATTAATTAAAAAAAATAGTTTAGAGCTTCCCCCTTTCTTCCAGCTTCTGCCTTAACTTCATGAATTTTGATCGGACCGTTTCATAGCCCTTACTGTAGAATGGACAGCTCTCTATGCAGTAGGTGCATCCCTCACTGCACCCAAGGCATCTATCCTCAAGGAGCAAGACTGTGGATCCACAGCAGGTATCCACCTCCACCAGGGCATCCTCAGGACAGGCCTTTATGCATTTACCGCACCTTGCACAGTACTCAGGGATCCATGAATGCTCACTGGCCTTCTGAGGAAGGTTGGATATGCTCGTGAGCACTGCAGATACTTTCTGGGCCGGCCCTGTCTCCGGACCTATGAGAAGGCCGTTAGTCCCCTTAAAACCAATACCTGCATTCTGGGCCAGGGATGTGAGATCCAGGAGTCCACTCATGGGGTGGATGGCCACGGCACCGTACCCATTCTCTCTGAGGTAATCTGAAA is a window from the Methanothermobacter thermautotrophicus str. Delta H genome containing:
- a CDS encoding FprA family A-type flavoprotein, which codes for MKADAVKIADGVYWVGVMDWDIRSYHGYTLGGTTYNTYLIFGDERVALVDNTYPGTSSQMFGRITDAFEREGRDEKIDLIIQNHIERDHSGSITEVLKRYGSEIICTAKAAEGLRQHYSIPQDTPMQTVKTGDSTDLGGKTLTFLEAPMLHWPDSMFTLLEEEGILFSNDAFGQHLCISKRFDKDVPEAVLMDAAMKFYANLLTPLSPLVLRKFSEVKELGLLEKIGMIAPSHGQIWTEPLKIIAAYTDWATGKCRDKATIIYDTMHYSTRMLAHAMAEGLMAADVDVSMHFLHEDERSEIVKNILESKAVFIGSPTMFNGPFPSLGDLIYYLKGLTFDRTGFKRLAVVFGSKGWGGGAVRTLQEELSGAGFEVAETFEVNYVPTSGDLDECYSIGKSVGERIKKM
- a CDS encoding 4Fe-4S binding protein, which produces MEENNCCGDAQNTISGCSCSCGFLEYPDQSEVPEPETPSTTASREFLSRLEDYARSLGIASMGYASITPEVILAGDFKYKNAVVLTLKMDDELIGTPPREEAQAMNDRLYDELADLTFRVSDYLRENGYGAVAIHPMSGLLDLTSLAQNAGIGFKGTNGLLIGPETGPAQKVSAVLTSISNLPQKASEHSWIPEYCARCGKCIKACPEDALVEVDTCCGSTVLLLEDRCLGCSEGCTYCIESCPFYSKGYETVRSKFMKLRQKLEERGKL